One region of Gossypium raimondii isolate GPD5lz chromosome 6, ASM2569854v1, whole genome shotgun sequence genomic DNA includes:
- the LOC105774107 gene encoding coatomer subunit zeta-2 — translation MSGFFLSGNSCPAVKNILILDSEGKRVAVKYYSDEWPTNSAKLAFEKSLFGRTLKSNARTEAEITIFDSNIVIYKFVQDLHFFITGGDDENELLLATVLQGLFDAIALRLRNTIDKREALENLDVIFLCIDEVVDQGMILETDANAIAGKVAIQNMDASATLSEQTISQALASAREHLTKTLLK, via the exons ATGTCTGGCTTCTTTTTATCTGGG aatTCATGCCCAGCAGTGAAGAACATTTTAATTCTGGATTCAGAAGGGAAACGTGTAGCAGTAAAGTATTACTCAGATGAATGGCCAACAAATAGTGCTAAGTTAGCCTTTGAAAAATCTCTCTTTGGTAGAACACTCAAATCAAATGCTCGTACTGAAG CTGAGATCACAATCTTTGATAGCAACATTGTAATCTATAAGTTCGTCCAAGACCTACATTTCTTCATAACTGGAggtgatgatgaaaatgaacttCTTCTTGCCACTGTGCTTCAGGGACTATTTGATGCCATTGCTCTTCGTTTGAG GAACACAATTGATAAAAGGGAAGCACTTGAGAACTTAGATGTCATCTTCTTATGCATTGATGAAGTTGTGGATCAAGG GATGATACTTGAAACAGATGCAAATGCTATTGCAGGAAAGGTGGCAATCCAAAACATGGACGCTTCAGCAACATTATCTGAACAG ACAATAAGTCAAGCATTGGCTTCAGCTCGTGAACATTTGACAAAAACCcttctaaaatga
- the LOC105774698 gene encoding boron transporter 4 → MENLRAPFKGIANDVKGRTCCYKQDWIIGLRSGLGILAPTTYIFFASALPVIAFGEQLSRDTDGTLSTVETLASTALCGILHSIFGGQPLLILGIAEPTVIMYTYLYNFAKGRDDLGQELYLAWAGWVCVWTALLLFLLAVFNACTVINRFTRIAGELFGMLISVLFIQEAIKGVVSEFRVPEHQDAKLGKYQFQWLYTNGLLGIIFSLGLLHTALKSRRARSWWYGTGWFRSFIADYGVPLMVVVWTAMSFSVPSKVPSGVPRRLFSPLAWESASLQHWTVIKDMGRIPPLYIFAAFIPAVMIAGLYFFDHSVASQLAQQKEFNLKNPSAYHYDILLLGFMTLLCGLIGLPPSNGVLPQSPMHTKSLAVLKGQIIRRKMVETAKESVKQKASNSEIYGKMQAVFIELDKSPETAVAKELEDLKKVVMKGENEGEIKKETFDPEKHIDAYLPVRVNEQRVSNLLQSLLVAASVFAMPAIKLIPTSVLWGYFAYMAIDSLPGNQFWERMLLLFIAPSGRYKVLEHVHASFVESVPYRFIAIFTLFQFVYLLMCFGVTWIPIAGILFPLPFFLLIIIRQYILPKLILPSYLCELDAAEYEELTGSVPRTSLSFSSREMDISCPENEADAVERFDAELLDELTTSRGEIKLRNVSFGEERKGQVFSKEIVEEE, encoded by the exons ATGGAAAACTTGAGAGCCCCTTTTAAGGGTATTGCAAATGATGTTAAAGGAAGAACATGTTGCTATAAACAAGATTGGATTATTGGTCTTCGTTCAGGACTGGG gatATTAGCCCCAACTACCTATATCTTCTTTGCTTCTGCTCTCCCCGTTATCGCCTTCGGCGAGCAACTGAGCCGAGACACAG ATGGGACCCTAAGCACGGTTGAAACGTTGGCATCGACTGCCCTTTGCGGTATTCTACACTCGATATTCGGTGGCCAACCACTTTTGATTCTTGGAATTGCAGAGCCAACTGTtattatgtatacatatttgtaTAACTTTGCAAAAGGAAGAGATGACTTGGGGCAGGAACTATACTTGGCTTGGGCCGGATG GGTTTGTGTTTGGACTGCTCTCTTGTTGTTTCTGCTCGCAGTATTCAATGCTTGCACGGTAATTAATCGTTTCACAAGGATTGCAGGTGAGCTCTTCGGCATGTTGATCAGTGTTCTGTTTATTCAAGAGGCTATCAAG GGAGTTGTGAGTGAATTTCGAGTTCCCGAACATCAAGATGCAAAGTTAGGGAAGTATCAATTTCAATGGCTTTACACAAATGGTTTGTTGGGTATCATATTCTCACTTGGCCTTCTACATACCGCCTTGAAAAGTCGAAGGGCGAGGTCATGGTGGTATGGCACAG GGTGGTTTAGAAGCTTCATTGCAGATTATGGGGTACCTTTAATGGTTGTAGTGTGGACAGCGATGTCATTTAGTGTACCAAGCAAAGTTCCATCTGGGGTTCCAAGAAGGCTTTTTAGTCCTCTGGCATGGGAATCTGCATCATTACAACATTGGACCGTAATTAAG GATATGGGAAGGATTCCTCCATTGTATATATTTGCTGCATTTATTCCAGCTGTCATGATTGCGGGACTTTACTTTTTTGACCACAGCGTTGCATCGCAACTGGCACAACAAAAGGAATTCAATCTCAAGAATCCGTCTGCATATCATTATGACATCTTGCTGCTCGGATTCATG ACTTTACTTTGCGGACTAATCGGCCTCCCTCCATCGAATGGAGTCCTACCGCAGTCTCCTATGCATACTAAGAGCCTTGCAGTTCTCAAAGGGCAG ATCATACGACGAAAAATGGTGGAGACTGCAAAAGAAAGCGTAAAGCAGAAAGCTAGTAACTCCGAAATATACGGCAAGATGCAAGCGGTCTTCATCGAATTGGACAAGAGTCCAGAA ACTGCAGTTGCTAAAGAGTTAGAAGACTTGAAGAAGGTGGTTATGAAAGGTGAAAATGAAGGAGAAATCAAAAAGGAAACATTTGATCCCGAAAAGCATATCGATGCCTACTTGCCGGTTCGAGTTAACGAACAGAGAGTGAGCAATCTTTTGCAGTCACTCCTAGTTGCTGCATCAGTATTTGCTATGCCTGCAATCAAGTTGATACCTACATCGGTTCTTTGGGGATATTTCGCATACATGGCCATCGATAGTCTTCCCGGGAATCAGTTCTGGGAAAGGATGTTACTTCTCTTCATCGCACCTAGCGGGCGATACAA GGTGTTGGAACATGTTCATGCTTCATTCGTGGAGTCGGTACCTTACCGATTTATCGCGATATTTACGCTCTTCCAGTTCGTATATCTCCTCATGTGCTTTGGTGTAACATGGATTCCTATAGCTGGAATCTTGTTTCCATTGCCCTTCTTCCTTCTCATCATCATAAGGCAATACATTCTCCCAAAGCTCATTCTCCCAAGTTATCTCTGTGAACTCGATGCAGCCGAATACGAGGAACTTACTGGTTCCGTCCCAAGAACATCCCTCAGCTTCTCTTCAAGG GAAATGGATATATCTTGTCCTGAGAATGAGGCTGATGCAGTTGAAAGGTTTGATGCTGAGTTATTAGATGAGTTGACAACAAGTAGAGGAGAGATAAAGCTCCGAAATGTTAGCTTCGGTGAGGAGCGGAAGGGCCAG GTTTTCTCAAAGGAAATTGTTGAGGAAGAATGA
- the LOC105772163 gene encoding shikimate O-hydroxycinnamoyltransferase, which yields MTRITVSTFKLTVDQLNALKAKAAANSSGTKYSSYNILAAHIWRCVSKARGLSDDQPTKMYFPVDARSKLNPPLPPGYFGNAIFINALVTQAGDLNTESFLDTIKRIHEGLKKINDEYLRSALDYIETVSDLSTLVRGPHTFRCPNLAVNSWLWLPMYEADFGWGRPIHTGPADVSHEGKVLILPTPINDGSLLVATRLGISHMSCFEKLLYEF from the coding sequence atgactcgtatcactGTCTCCACATTTAAGCTTACAGTTGATCAATTGAATGCCCTGAAAGCCAAAGCTGCTGCAAACAGTAGTGGTACAAAGTATAGTAGTTACAACATCTTGGCTGCACATATATGGCGCTGCGTAAGTAAAGCAAGGGGTCTCTCAGATGACCAACCTACCAAGATGTACTTTCCAGTTGATGCTCGATCTAAATTGAATCCTCCTCTCCCACCAGGCTACTTCGGTAATGCTATCTTTATAAATGCACTCGTTACTCAAGCTGGTGATCTCAACACTGAATCCTTTCTTGATACTATTAAGAGGATCCATGAAGGGTTAAAGAAGATTAATGATGAATATTTGAGGTCAGCTCTTGATTACATTGAAACAGTGTCTGATTTAAGCACTTTGGTTAGAGGGCCGCACACTTTCCGATGCCCAAACCTCGCTGTAAACTCTTGGTTGTGGTTGCCTATGTATGAAGCAGATTTTGGATGGGGTCGCCCCATTCATACGGGGCCAGCAGATGTCAGTCATGAAGGCAAGGTTTTAATATTACCAACTCCCATTAATGATGGGAGCTTGTTAGTGGCAACTCGCTTGGGGATTTCTCACATGTCATGTTTTGAGAAACTCCTTTATGAGTTTTGA
- the LOC105772999 gene encoding shikimate O-hydroxycinnamoyltransferase produces MEISIKESTIVRPAEEHTPKGSIWNSNLDLLISRYHVSTVYFYKPNGCSDFFDTGRVKEGLSKVLVPFYPIAGRLGYDENGRLEIICNDEGVLFVEAETSSVLEDLIGNGDFTHNSHLVPKVDYSGGISSYPLLVVQVTKFKCGGVCLGVGLQHTLGDGTSAIHFINSWSDTVRGVSPAIAPFIDRTLLRGRVPPTPKFHHLEYEPSPPLKAAESDLKPSTV; encoded by the exons ATGGAGATCAGTATAAAGGAGTCTACCATTGTTCGTCCAGCTGAAGAACACACTCCCAAAGGAAGTATATGGAACTCCAATTTAGATCTACTGATTTCAAGATACCACGTCTCTACTGTATACTTTTATAAGCCAAATGGTTGTTCTGATTTCTTCGATACTGGAAGGGTTAAAGAGGGTTTGAGCAAGGTTCTTGTCCCATTTTACCCTATTGCAGGAAGGTTGGGGTATGATGAAAATGGAAGACTTGAGATAATATGCAACGATGAAGGAGTTCTATTCGTTGAAGCTGAAACTAGTTCAGTGTTGGAAGATTTGATTGGTAATGGTGATTTTACTCACAACTCTCACCTAGTTCCTAAAGTCGACTATTCTGGTGGAATATCCTCTTATCCACTTCTTGTGGTGCAG GTAACAAAGTTCAAATGCGGTGGTGTTTGTCTGGGAGTTGGGCTTCAACATACTTTAGGAGATGGCACATCGGCTATTCATTTCATCAATAGTTGGTCTGACACCGTCCGAGGCGTCTCGCCTGCCATTGCACCATTCATTGATCGAACTCTTCTTCGTGGTCGAGTACCACCAACGCCTAAATTCCACCATCTTGAATATGAGCCTTCTCCTCCACTGAAGGCTGCTGAATCTGATCTTAAGCCATCCACTGTCTGA